The proteins below are encoded in one region of Sulfolobus islandicus Y.N.15.51:
- the hjc gene encoding Holliday junction resolvase Hjc — translation MNRDIGKNAERELVSILRGEGFNAVRIPTSNSSPNPLPDIFATKENTLLSIECKSTWENKVKVKENQVRKLFEFLSMFTMSGIPIIAVKFKQIHEWRVLIPKKAEDIVVTIDNTISIEDLFKILEKSVEEKILTP, via the coding sequence ATGAATAGGGATATTGGTAAGAACGCTGAGAGGGAATTGGTGTCAATTTTGAGAGGGGAGGGATTTAACGCTGTTAGGATTCCCACTTCCAATTCTTCTCCAAATCCATTGCCGGACATTTTCGCAACTAAAGAGAATACTTTGTTATCAATTGAGTGTAAGAGTACTTGGGAAAATAAGGTAAAGGTTAAGGAAAATCAAGTTAGGAAGTTGTTCGAGTTCTTGTCAATGTTTACCATGAGTGGTATACCAATAATAGCTGTGAAGTTTAAACAAATTCATGAGTGGAGGGTTCTTATTCCGAAAAAGGCTGAGGATATAGTAGTGACTATTGACAATACGATTTCTATAGAAGACCTTTTCAAAATATTGGAAAAGAGTGTTGAGGAAAAAATATTAACGCCTTAA
- a CDS encoding aminotransferase class I/II-fold pyridoxal phosphate-dependent enzyme, with product MYPEFCLERWQSLRDWRAKYVLSESGVESLDLSEIKIPNVKLEYGHTKGLIKLRQLVSSLYPGKKEDDVIITAGGAEANHLTILSTIKSGDEVIVEMPNYMQIPGLLRGINAKVKYIWLKDDFKLDLNELNEIVSKNSKAIVITNPNNPTGMALSESEIKGIIEIAEDNHVTVIADEVYRGLEHDGKMRPSFVDLYDNAISTNSMSKVYGLPGIRIGWVVASKELVDRMWSIRDYTSISPSVIGQEITYNVLLEREKFMDRARRIALNNMRLMERLIGDLDVKWVKPNATVLAYLKLNVKNTYDFSEKLFEKYSVLVNPGECFEMPGYVRIGLGSTNTEFLSEALSLFISYLREYK from the coding sequence ATGTACCCCGAATTTTGCCTAGAGAGATGGCAATCCTTAAGGGATTGGAGAGCTAAATACGTCCTTTCAGAGAGCGGAGTAGAATCATTAGATCTAAGTGAGATTAAAATACCTAATGTTAAGCTAGAATATGGTCATACCAAGGGATTAATAAAACTAAGACAGCTAGTATCATCTCTCTATCCCGGGAAGAAAGAGGATGACGTTATAATAACAGCTGGAGGTGCGGAAGCCAACCACCTAACTATCCTTTCTACCATAAAATCTGGTGACGAAGTAATTGTGGAAATGCCAAACTACATGCAAATCCCCGGATTATTAAGGGGAATAAACGCAAAGGTAAAGTACATTTGGCTTAAGGATGATTTTAAGTTAGACCTAAACGAGCTCAACGAAATAGTCAGTAAAAACAGTAAGGCAATAGTCATAACAAACCCTAATAACCCTACTGGTATGGCACTTTCAGAAAGTGAAATTAAGGGAATAATTGAGATAGCTGAGGATAATCACGTTACCGTAATAGCTGATGAAGTTTATAGGGGTCTAGAGCATGACGGCAAAATGAGACCTAGCTTTGTCGACCTATACGATAATGCCATAAGTACTAACAGCATGTCGAAAGTTTACGGACTACCGGGAATAAGAATAGGATGGGTTGTGGCAAGTAAGGAATTAGTTGATAGGATGTGGAGCATCAGAGATTACACGTCAATTTCCCCTTCAGTTATAGGACAAGAGATTACCTATAACGTACTCTTAGAGAGGGAGAAATTCATGGATAGGGCAAGGAGAATTGCGTTAAATAATATGAGATTAATGGAAAGGTTAATTGGTGACCTTGACGTAAAGTGGGTTAAGCCTAATGCCACAGTACTAGCATATCTCAAATTGAACGTTAAGAACACTTACGATTTCAGTGAGAAGTTATTTGAGAAGTATAGCGTGTTGGTGAATCCTGGAGAGTGCTTCGAGATGCCCGGTTATGTCAGAATAGGTTTGGGAAGCACAAACACAGAGTTTTTAAGTGAAGCATTATCATTATTCATAAGCTATTTAAGGGAATATAAATAA
- a CDS encoding class I SAM-dependent methyltransferase has translation MHHHHGYYYPPEDFRRTFERPEEYLPEVFEGKKGVIVDYGCGNGFYARYLLEYATKLYCIDINVIALEEVKKKFNSAITLTSPKEIPDSTVDFVFFANSFHDMDDKQYVVSEVKRILKSDGRVIIIDWRKENTGFGPPLSVRMDEKDYMKWFSDFTVEKRFTPTPYHFGLVLKRKTS, from the coding sequence ATGCACCACCATCATGGATATTATTACCCTCCTGAAGACTTTAGACGAACCTTCGAGAGACCAGAAGAATATTTACCAGAGGTATTTGAGGGAAAGAAAGGTGTTATAGTAGATTACGGCTGTGGAAATGGGTTCTACGCTAGATACTTACTTGAATACGCTACAAAACTATACTGCATAGACATAAACGTTATTGCGCTTGAGGAGGTTAAAAAGAAGTTCAATAGTGCGATAACCCTTACGAGCCCTAAGGAGATTCCAGATAGTACAGTTGACTTCGTTTTCTTCGCCAATTCATTCCACGATATGGACGATAAGCAATACGTTGTAAGTGAGGTTAAGAGAATCCTAAAGAGTGATGGTAGGGTTATCATTATAGACTGGAGGAAAGAGAACACTGGTTTCGGTCCACCATTAAGTGTTAGAATGGATGAGAAAGATTACATGAAATGGTTTAGCGATTTTACAGTGGAGAAGAGATTCACACCAACACCCTATCACTTTGGATTAGTACTTAAGAGAAAGACTAGTTGA
- a CDS encoding MFS transporter, translating into MDIRHVFKPLDEAKFSWFHAKSMITTGMGVFTDGYDLSSIGIVLGAVLASFGITKSSPDFAIVSSLLTGAALIGSAIGAIIFGFLANLGRKTFYGVDVALMTIGALLQAFVQNPMQLVLVRLILGLGIGADYVLSPLIMAEHSNAKDRGKKLALGFGLFWGLGASTAAGLYLILQAIGIPLDLIWRIILTTGAIPAAAVIYLRRKIPETTRYLGRIKGDIDGVKKVIKEVTKTEVSIMTNVKDNVKALDYFKTNWRPILIAAILWFLYDIPAYAGILFGPSLIASKLGLDPATYQLVNEAFFIIPGGLVALLLIDRVGRKPLQIIGFIGMTLALTSFAFYIQSPNYIPLIAIIFYGLELFSSQSGPGSVSASGVLGVELAPTKIRSIAQGITVVGGRLGATFASFVFPSLYVQYGLSFAVIFVAIASGIAALLTFLFIPETKSKSLEEASREIEFVKA; encoded by the coding sequence ATGGACATAAGGCATGTATTTAAACCGTTAGATGAGGCAAAGTTCAGTTGGTTCCACGCAAAGTCAATGATAACGACGGGCATGGGAGTCTTCACCGATGGATATGACTTGTCATCAATTGGTATAGTATTAGGCGCAGTACTAGCGTCCTTTGGAATAACTAAAAGTAGTCCAGATTTCGCAATAGTTTCATCTCTATTAACTGGTGCAGCGCTGATTGGTTCTGCAATAGGTGCAATAATTTTTGGCTTCCTAGCAAACTTGGGTAGGAAGACATTTTACGGGGTTGACGTAGCGCTAATGACAATTGGTGCCTTATTACAAGCATTCGTACAAAATCCTATGCAATTAGTATTAGTGAGATTAATTTTAGGGTTAGGAATTGGTGCAGATTACGTTCTCTCCCCATTAATAATGGCTGAACATAGTAATGCTAAAGATAGAGGTAAGAAGTTAGCCTTAGGTTTTGGGCTGTTCTGGGGTTTAGGTGCATCCACGGCTGCTGGATTATATCTTATTCTACAAGCAATTGGAATACCTTTAGATCTTATATGGAGAATTATACTAACTACTGGAGCTATCCCGGCTGCAGCAGTAATATACTTGAGGAGAAAGATACCAGAAACTACTAGGTATTTAGGAAGGATAAAGGGTGATATAGATGGTGTTAAGAAGGTGATTAAAGAAGTAACTAAAACTGAAGTTAGCATTATGACAAACGTTAAGGATAACGTTAAAGCGTTAGATTACTTCAAAACAAATTGGAGGCCAATATTAATTGCTGCTATACTATGGTTCTTATACGATATTCCAGCATACGCTGGAATCTTATTTGGTCCAAGCTTAATAGCGAGTAAGTTGGGTTTAGATCCCGCTACTTATCAACTAGTAAACGAGGCATTTTTCATCATTCCCGGTGGGCTAGTAGCACTTTTACTTATAGATAGGGTTGGTAGAAAACCATTACAAATAATTGGCTTCATAGGAATGACTTTAGCCTTAACTTCCTTCGCATTTTATATACAATCACCAAACTATATCCCCTTAATTGCCATCATCTTTTATGGACTTGAACTATTTTCGTCACAATCTGGGCCAGGTTCAGTATCTGCATCTGGAGTACTAGGAGTTGAGTTAGCTCCTACTAAGATAAGAAGTATAGCGCAAGGAATTACAGTAGTTGGAGGTAGATTAGGAGCAACCTTTGCTTCCTTCGTATTCCCCTCACTTTACGTTCAGTATGGACTATCCTTTGCAGTAATATTCGTTGCGATCGCTTCTGGAATAGCTGCATTATTAACATTCCTATTCATCCCAGAGACTAAAAGCAAATCTCTAGAAGAAGCTTCAAGAGAGATAGAGTTCGTAAAAGCTTAA
- a CDS encoding MFS transporter → METRILPYWFLIFTIGFGWFSLAPLVPVLENYFGVPLSSILFIISAYGYSMSILGLLAGFLSAKFTTRSVLLISSILSFIGLLGRALSNDFSTFFLFAIIASLAYPLAIAPVGSIAKSMFKGRANTVVGISVGTLFIGMALGSFSSPSILSFIGLRGTLMLTVILALIAMVLIIPFLRRYPSHYERSLKGSFNPGMIKNWYVGLAIASISVMFGSIASVVLQIHGIVTLLAVIMGGFLTGLSFLGSGLGAIILPSLLESRLRLGLILTGLLTFFSAIIAVISISFTVNFPLIALGYFLFGFFGNAYWSMAMASTTLYVNDPAKAGFATSMYSVITNVGVSIIPVTVGVLFNDNSTIAEGVIIVVIIELIAALLSFFLKT, encoded by the coding sequence ATGGAAACGAGGATTTTACCGTATTGGTTTCTCATCTTCACCATAGGCTTTGGATGGTTTTCATTAGCACCCCTAGTACCGGTCTTGGAAAACTACTTTGGTGTTCCCTTAAGTTCAATCCTTTTTATCATATCTGCTTATGGATACAGCATGTCAATTCTGGGTTTATTGGCGGGTTTCTTATCAGCTAAATTCACTACCAGAAGCGTTTTATTGATTTCATCTATCCTATCGTTTATAGGACTTTTAGGTAGGGCGTTATCTAATGACTTTTCTACCTTCTTCCTCTTTGCCATAATAGCATCACTAGCTTATCCCTTAGCAATTGCACCAGTTGGAAGTATTGCCAAGTCAATGTTCAAGGGAAGGGCTAACACTGTTGTCGGGATAAGTGTAGGTACTCTGTTTATTGGAATGGCACTAGGCTCGTTTTCCAGTCCATCAATACTTTCCTTTATAGGCTTAAGGGGAACTTTAATGCTTACGGTAATTTTAGCTTTAATCGCAATGGTTTTAATTATCCCATTTTTGAGGAGATATCCTAGTCATTATGAAAGATCTCTTAAAGGCAGTTTCAATCCGGGAATGATTAAGAACTGGTATGTTGGATTAGCTATTGCGTCTATTTCAGTAATGTTTGGTAGTATTGCCTCAGTAGTTTTGCAAATTCACGGTATAGTTACTTTGCTAGCAGTCATTATGGGAGGTTTCTTAACTGGTCTTAGTTTTCTAGGTTCTGGGCTCGGTGCTATAATATTGCCATCTTTGTTAGAAAGTAGGTTAAGGTTAGGTTTAATATTGACCGGGTTATTAACGTTTTTCTCAGCAATTATAGCTGTAATATCCATTTCCTTTACTGTTAATTTTCCATTAATAGCGTTAGGTTACTTCCTATTTGGTTTCTTTGGGAATGCCTATTGGTCAATGGCTATGGCTTCGACAACTCTATACGTTAATGACCCAGCAAAGGCTGGTTTCGCTACTTCCATGTATAGTGTGATAACAAATGTTGGAGTCTCAATAATTCCAGTGACAGTTGGAGTCTTATTTAACGATAATTCGACTATTGCTGAGGGAGTAATAATAGTGGTTATAATCGAGCTCATAGCTGCTTTGTTATCGTTTTTCCTGAAAACCTAG
- a CDS encoding nucleotidyltransferase domain-containing protein, whose product MGKAKSALKSQVELVKVAIEFINDITNEIKIEDIYVVGSRARGDYLETSDIDLVIISRDFKGLRYIDRLEKLGKYLKARVEFFAFTPEEWNDSASLFVKQMKKEAKRLKDLAKEIGLSF is encoded by the coding sequence ATGGGTAAAGCGAAATCTGCATTAAAAAGTCAAGTTGAATTGGTAAAAGTTGCAATAGAATTTATTAATGATATAACTAATGAAATTAAAATTGAAGATATATACGTAGTGGGTTCTAGGGCCAGAGGAGATTACTTAGAGACAAGTGACATAGATTTAGTCATAATATCGCGAGACTTTAAAGGCTTAAGGTATATTGATAGACTTGAAAAACTCGGAAAGTACCTGAAAGCACGCGTAGAATTCTTTGCTTTTACTCCCGAGGAATGGAATGACTCTGCATCTCTTTTCGTTAAACAAATGAAAAAAGAAGCTAAGAGGCTAAAGGACTTAGCAAAAGAGATCGGACTATCTTTTTAA
- a CDS encoding HEPN domain-containing protein, whose product MREEAEKWLRQALEDLATAKDTITTGHYYASAFWAEQAAEKALKALLIAGGKIERTHDLNELLEIIKEEIGLSVEEIRSEIIKLTLHYTISRYPDAANTIPYSLYSKEDAEELVKKAEKVIEWVKRNLH is encoded by the coding sequence ATGAGAGAAGAAGCAGAAAAATGGTTGAGACAAGCCTTAGAAGATTTAGCAACTGCTAAAGATACTATTACAACTGGTCATTATTATGCTTCAGCCTTTTGGGCCGAACAAGCTGCTGAGAAAGCTCTAAAAGCACTCTTAATAGCGGGAGGAAAGATCGAGAGGACTCATGACTTAAATGAGTTGTTAGAGATAATAAAGGAAGAGATAGGATTATCCGTAGAGGAGATAAGAAGTGAAATAATCAAACTTACTTTACATTATACTATCTCTAGATATCCTGATGCTGCAAATACTATACCATATTCGTTATATAGTAAGGAAGATGCTGAGGAGTTAGTAAAAAAAGCGGAAAAGGTGATAGAATGGGTAAAGCGAAATCTGCATTAA
- a CDS encoding serine/threonine-protein kinase produces the protein MLIYAYIIGKVQFSNPPFLTPYVQITTDHFNVNNEPLECELMLIDEKLNVEITYATCLTIRETDSVKVFMNNLDPKITSRLLSQTTFIVIIKIWSLLLNLDLSDIRQSLVYFNNNTLIYNFNNIYYILKYSNFINPIDLQTAIKLLNYLMTKSSYELFRDTEFSNIIQTLFISQTSPSTTQGNVWVGRTIYGYKLLEKIGEGGNSTVYKVEYKNSLYAMKIYKILPPSPTQNTSVQAIRLYKDIYDESSNLIALSNKSKNLVKIFAIYVDLNRIKMIYNGDLTIYLDYPPAIVMEYMEGGNIWQIVKDKLIYSTRWEKVVAKIGLEISNALEVIHDEGYVHLDVKPSNFLLSKKVNVNTAEELLNLLNTGQLVVKLGDLGSARKIGENILQLTPAYAPPEQFDVISKADPSMDVFSLGASLYAIYRGIKGFNPTNVQTSVDIRKDYEKYYQELLNRASSPFEKFLLKMTSPNPKDRPTINDVKKELQKFLT, from the coding sequence ATGCTGATTTATGCTTATATTATAGGTAAAGTACAATTTTCAAATCCTCCATTTTTAACTCCTTATGTCCAGATAACAACAGATCATTTTAATGTTAATAATGAGCCTTTAGAATGCGAATTAATGCTAATAGATGAAAAATTAAATGTAGAAATAACTTACGCTACTTGTTTGACAATTCGAGAAACAGATTCAGTAAAGGTTTTCATGAATAATCTTGATCCTAAAATTACTTCAAGACTTTTATCTCAAACTACATTTATTGTAATAATAAAGATATGGAGTCTATTGTTGAATTTGGATTTGTCAGATATAAGGCAGTCATTGGTATATTTCAATAACAACACATTAATATACAATTTCAATAACATCTATTATATATTGAAATATTCTAATTTTATTAATCCAATAGATTTACAAACTGCTATTAAATTATTGAATTATCTTATGACAAAAAGTTCTTATGAACTTTTTAGAGATACTGAATTTTCAAATATAATTCAAACGTTATTTATCAGCCAAACAAGCCCTTCAACCACTCAAGGTAATGTTTGGGTAGGTAGAACAATATATGGTTATAAATTACTTGAGAAGATAGGTGAGGGTGGGAACTCTACGGTGTATAAGGTTGAATATAAGAACTCACTTTACGCAATGAAAATTTATAAGATTTTACCACCTTCTCCAACTCAAAATACTAGTGTGCAAGCGATCAGACTATATAAAGATATATACGACGAGTCATCAAATCTAATAGCACTTTCTAATAAGTCTAAAAATCTAGTAAAGATCTTTGCAATTTACGTGGACTTGAATAGAATAAAAATGATATATAATGGCGATTTAACAATATATCTTGACTACCCGCCAGCAATAGTAATGGAATACATGGAAGGAGGTAATATATGGCAAATAGTTAAGGATAAGTTAATTTACTCAACTCGTTGGGAGAAGGTTGTCGCTAAAATAGGCCTTGAGATATCAAACGCCTTAGAGGTGATTCATGACGAGGGATACGTCCACTTGGACGTAAAGCCTAGCAACTTCCTTCTTTCTAAGAAGGTTAATGTAAATACTGCAGAAGAACTTTTGAATTTACTTAACACTGGCCAATTAGTCGTAAAGTTAGGGGATTTAGGTTCCGCTAGAAAGATTGGAGAGAACATACTACAATTAACACCCGCATACGCACCGCCAGAGCAATTTGATGTAATAAGTAAGGCAGATCCTAGTATGGACGTGTTCTCTCTTGGCGCATCATTATATGCGATATATAGGGGTATAAAGGGCTTTAATCCGACTAATGTGCAAACTAGTGTAGATATTAGAAAGGATTATGAAAAATATTATCAAGAACTCTTAAATAGGGCTAGCTCGCCATTTGAGAAGTTCTTGTTAAAAATGACTTCCCCAAATCCGAAAGATAGACCTACAATAAATGATGTGAAAAAAGAATTACAAAAATTTTTAACTTAA
- a CDS encoding type II toxin-antitoxin system VapC family toxin, producing MKYYIDTSLAIALANEKDPNHEMAIKMYPKDGKKVVSKLVLAELYSVYSRRMKISDEELEALVNYTLSKCKCEIEEVDFDRVIDFAIKISNKIKLKTLDLLHLSISTILQSEILSLDEEIMKAKNKLK from the coding sequence ATGAAATATTATATAGATACTAGCCTTGCAATAGCTTTAGCCAATGAAAAAGATCCGAATCATGAAATGGCTATAAAGATGTACCCTAAGGATGGTAAGAAGGTGGTTAGTAAACTAGTCTTGGCAGAGTTATATTCAGTTTACTCTAGAAGAATGAAGATTTCCGATGAGGAGCTAGAGGCTTTGGTTAATTATACCCTTAGTAAGTGCAAGTGCGAAATTGAAGAAGTAGATTTTGATAGAGTAATCGACTTTGCAATAAAGATTTCTAATAAAATAAAGCTTAAGACGTTGGATCTTTTACATTTATCAATAAGCACAATCTTACAAAGTGAAATACTAAGTCTTGATGAGGAAATAATGAAAGCTAAAAATAAGTTAAAATGA
- a CDS encoding PaREP1 family protein, giving the protein MEELIKKAEEMGIDVEDLIITAMSRKDPQEGIKLRLTLARKYMAEAEEYLKKGDSVQASEKVYKVAEEVVKALAEKFNLPEYQQAVKEGRWYAYTLGSASASLSKMLGEWVVNGWSSAYFLHVWGFHESKLSVTDIIPYLEGVKKLLENAEKVFGS; this is encoded by the coding sequence ATGGAAGAGTTAATAAAAAAAGCTGAAGAGATGGGAATTGATGTTGAGGATTTAATAATTACAGCAATGTCGAGGAAAGACCCTCAAGAGGGAATAAAGCTTAGACTTACCCTAGCTAGGAAATATATGGCCGAGGCCGAGGAGTACTTAAAGAAAGGCGATTCGGTACAGGCTTCTGAAAAAGTGTATAAGGTTGCTGAGGAAGTAGTTAAAGCTTTAGCGGAGAAGTTTAATTTGCCAGAGTATCAACAAGCTGTTAAGGAAGGGAGATGGTATGCTTACACTTTAGGTAGTGCATCGGCCTCTCTGTCAAAAATGTTGGGTGAATGGGTAGTTAATGGGTGGAGTAGTGCATATTTCCTTCACGTTTGGGGTTTTCACGAGTCTAAACTCAGTGTAACTGATATAATCCCTTACCTAGAAGGGGTTAAAAAATTGCTAGAGAACGCTGAGAAGGTATTTGGGAGCTGA
- a CDS encoding winged helix-turn-helix transcriptional regulator — protein MDRIDKRIIVELFKGNDSLQYLSKILNISPQAVHYRLKNLEKQGIIKGFKIYVNPNLLGYLHSFIVIKGYDNGYEFPFIASKFSCIEGYTIYEVIGKNVVELEENERKILSITRGEKYMEIRINDSIRDNPIDRRIISYIRDDPTVTLNELATKLNLSIRKISSKIKKLYSSGLIKKIPAIDLQKSNILMFSVFSDDKMNEFDDLKILKFSDVNKTLLIGVTENYTSIIKRVRNALEENKKFALSIKYDYYIYEIE, from the coding sequence ATGGACAGAATAGATAAGCGCATTATTGTTGAATTATTTAAGGGTAATGATTCTTTACAATATCTATCAAAAATACTTAATATTTCGCCTCAAGCTGTACATTACAGATTAAAAAATCTTGAAAAGCAAGGAATAATTAAGGGTTTTAAGATATATGTGAATCCTAATCTTTTAGGATATCTACACTCTTTTATAGTTATCAAAGGATACGACAATGGTTATGAGTTTCCTTTTATAGCGTCTAAGTTTTCATGTATAGAAGGTTACACTATATATGAAGTTATTGGAAAAAATGTGGTAGAATTAGAGGAAAATGAAAGGAAAATACTCTCTATTACAAGAGGTGAAAAATATATGGAAATACGTATAAACGATTCAATCCGTGATAATCCTATTGATAGGAGAATTATATCGTACATTAGAGATGATCCAACGGTTACATTAAATGAACTGGCAACTAAGTTAAATCTTAGTATAAGAAAAATTTCTAGTAAGATAAAAAAGTTATACAGTAGCGGTTTAATAAAGAAAATTCCCGCTATAGATTTACAGAAAAGTAATATTTTAATGTTTTCAGTATTCTCAGACGATAAAATGAACGAGTTTGATGATTTAAAAATATTGAAATTCTCAGACGTTAATAAGACTCTTCTTATTGGTGTTACTGAAAATTATACATCAATAATTAAACGCGTAAGGAATGCATTAGAGGAAAACAAAAAATTTGCATTATCAATTAAATATGACTATTATATATATGAAATCGAATAA
- a CDS encoding DUF1059 domain-containing protein: MGTFSFKCKDVGQSCEFEVSGVKSEEELMSILKIHAEKEHGIKEITPEMMQMIRNAIKMK, encoded by the coding sequence ATGGGAACATTTTCATTTAAATGCAAAGATGTAGGTCAAAGCTGTGAATTTGAGGTAAGTGGTGTTAAGTCTGAAGAGGAATTAATGTCGATTTTAAAGATACATGCTGAAAAAGAGCATGGTATTAAAGAAATCACACCAGAAATGATGCAAATGATACGAAATGCTATTAAGATGAAATGA
- a CDS encoding haloacid dehalogenase type II: protein MLYAFDVYGTLFDVNSIVDEIKDIELVKEWRRKQLEYTWLLTIMGRYESFWEITRKALIYAMKKFNVSIDVDKAMKTWLNLTPYEDVVEALSKINARKVTLTNGDEWMIRELLRNSNLLGYFDEIITAEKVKKYKPAKDVYKLVEGAIFISSNPWDIAGARNAGLQAIYVNRYGYNLEEIDIKDKIKIIKSLKELVK, encoded by the coding sequence ATGCTATACGCATTTGACGTATATGGTACGTTATTTGACGTTAATAGCATAGTTGATGAAATTAAAGATATAGAACTGGTAAAGGAATGGAGAAGAAAACAACTAGAATATACATGGCTTTTAACGATTATGGGTAGATATGAGAGTTTCTGGGAAATTACAAGAAAGGCATTAATATATGCCATGAAGAAGTTTAACGTCTCCATAGATGTGGATAAAGCAATGAAAACATGGCTCAATCTTACACCTTACGAAGATGTAGTAGAGGCTCTGTCTAAAATAAATGCAAGAAAAGTAACGTTAACTAATGGTGACGAGTGGATGATCAGAGAATTATTGAGAAATTCAAATTTATTAGGATATTTTGATGAGATTATCACTGCTGAGAAAGTTAAAAAGTATAAACCAGCTAAAGATGTCTATAAATTAGTAGAGGGAGCAATTTTCATTTCCTCTAACCCTTGGGACATAGCTGGAGCACGTAATGCTGGATTACAAGCAATTTACGTTAATAGATACGGTTATAATTTAGAGGAAATAGATATCAAAGATAAAATAAAAATAATTAAATCTTTAAAGGAATTAGTTAAATAA